In Trifolium pratense cultivar HEN17-A07 linkage group LG7, ARS_RC_1.1, whole genome shotgun sequence, a genomic segment contains:
- the LOC123897785 gene encoding MYB-like transcription factor ETC1 — MSDSKNEATANNGQYGSSDQMKRETELELSPEEEDIVAKMFRLVGKRWHLIAGRIPGRTAEDIEKYWTSKFSSSSTAC; from the exons ATGAGTGACTCAAAGAATGAAGCCACTGCAAACAATGGCCAATATGGCTCTTCAG ATCAGATGAAACGTGAGACTGAGCTGGAATTATCCCCAGAAGAGGAAGATATCGTTGCAAAAATGTTTAGATTGGTTGGAAAAAG ATGGCATCTCATTGCTGGGAGAATCCCTGGAAGAACTGCAGAAGATATTGAAAAGTATTGGACTTCAAAATTCTCTTCATCATCAACTGCATGTTAA